From a region of the Streptacidiphilus albus JL83 genome:
- a CDS encoding class I SAM-dependent methyltransferase, with product MNLATGGAALTAPALPDRSEVPDPGAGYAFDNHGPHAQEQHRCLASAYDPVTTARLAGTGVTAGWHCLEIGAGGGSIASWLAERTAPGGRVLATDLKPELIPSRPGLEVLRHDIVHDPLPEAGFDLVHARLVLTHIPEREAVLRRLWSALRPGGWLQLEEFDVEYAPVLLAPDRRAREAYQLFQTAKARALRAAGAEPAWGRSCAEAMRAAGFVEVDPVPQLVPWDAGSPGLQLQLHHTDHLREALFAQGMTADQLDEARAVMRHPGFRAASCVLYSVQGRKPE from the coding sequence GTGAACCTCGCAACCGGCGGAGCGGCCCTCACCGCCCCGGCCCTCCCGGACCGCTCCGAAGTCCCGGACCCCGGCGCCGGCTATGCCTTCGACAACCACGGCCCGCACGCCCAGGAGCAGCACCGCTGCCTGGCCTCGGCCTACGACCCGGTCACCACCGCCCGGCTGGCCGGCACCGGGGTCACGGCCGGCTGGCACTGCCTGGAGATCGGCGCGGGCGGCGGCAGCATCGCGAGCTGGCTGGCCGAACGGACCGCCCCGGGCGGACGGGTGCTGGCGACCGACCTCAAACCCGAGCTGATCCCGTCCCGGCCGGGGCTGGAGGTGCTGCGGCACGACATCGTCCACGACCCGCTGCCGGAGGCCGGGTTCGACCTGGTCCACGCGCGGCTGGTGCTGACCCACATCCCGGAGCGCGAGGCCGTGCTGCGACGGCTGTGGTCGGCGCTCCGCCCCGGGGGCTGGCTGCAGTTGGAGGAGTTCGACGTCGAGTACGCCCCGGTGCTGCTCGCGCCCGACCGGCGGGCCCGCGAGGCGTACCAGCTGTTCCAGACGGCCAAGGCGCGTGCTCTGCGCGCGGCCGGTGCGGAGCCGGCCTGGGGCCGGTCCTGCGCCGAGGCGATGCGGGCAGCCGGCTTCGTCGAGGTCGACCCGGTGCCGCAGCTGGTGCCCTGGGACGCCGGCTCCCCCGGCCTGCAGCTCCAACTGCACCACACCGACCACCTGCGGGAGGCCCTGTTCGCGCAGGGCATGACTGCCGACCAGCTGGACGAGGCGCGTGCGGTGATGCGCCACCCCGGCTTCCGCGCGGCGTCCTGCGTCCTCTACTCCGTGCAGGGGCGGAAACCCGAGTGA
- a CDS encoding CoA transferase: protein MRQGTYAEPGSVLRPTAGPERAVDLAARHLTALGCRATGRPDGGLALRAGRHLAECAVDWAGPVELPLADEYDVQAACGLMEVHGRRFGGPIPLGVDFAAATAGVLAALGASAALWACARDGRPRRVRTSVAAAALLAVGQYLAAATADEAGPEEPRLPGGPPFTSADGVRFELESLAAEGWLAFWTGLGVGRTEAGRGWGAFQQRYATATCALPAVLYRAAGCRSLGELTGLAEQAGVDLTPVLAQPPDGAPELPWRITPTGSAADRSGADRSSADRPAPARTAAGPLAGLVVVEVARRVQGPLAAHLLGLLGARVVRIEPPGGDPLRGVPPMAGDCSARFHALNHGKERVEADLGTAAGRSVVRELASGADVFLHSLAPGSDERFGLDAARLTAARPGLVYARASGWGAERGERPPVGTDYPVQAYSGLAALVTPPGRPPTPSLLTLTDVLGGAVCAEGVLGGLLGVLRTGHGRRVDSSLLSAARLLCSPELRSRPRRQGPEAAGPEPAEATVCTDLARLADDPRFAGALRRDRCVLVRSPWDFG from the coding sequence GTGAGGCAGGGCACCTACGCAGAACCCGGGTCGGTGCTCCGGCCGACGGCGGGCCCCGAGCGGGCAGTGGACCTCGCGGCCCGGCACCTCACCGCGCTGGGGTGCCGCGCCACCGGGCGGCCCGACGGGGGCCTGGCGCTGCGGGCCGGGCGGCACCTCGCCGAGTGCGCCGTTGACTGGGCCGGCCCGGTGGAACTGCCGCTGGCCGACGAGTACGACGTCCAGGCCGCCTGCGGCCTGATGGAGGTGCACGGCCGCCGCTTCGGCGGGCCCATCCCGCTCGGCGTCGACTTCGCGGCCGCGACCGCCGGCGTCCTGGCGGCGCTGGGCGCCTCGGCCGCGCTGTGGGCCTGCGCCCGGGACGGCCGGCCGCGCCGGGTCCGCACCTCGGTGGCGGCGGCGGCACTGCTCGCCGTCGGCCAGTACCTGGCGGCGGCGACCGCCGACGAGGCCGGGCCGGAGGAGCCCCGGCTGCCCGGCGGCCCTCCGTTCACCTCGGCCGACGGCGTCCGCTTCGAGCTGGAGTCGCTGGCGGCGGAGGGCTGGCTGGCCTTCTGGACCGGTCTCGGCGTCGGGCGGACCGAGGCCGGCCGGGGCTGGGGCGCCTTCCAGCAGCGCTACGCCACGGCGACCTGTGCGCTCCCGGCCGTCCTGTACCGCGCGGCCGGTTGCCGCAGCCTCGGCGAGCTGACCGGGCTGGCGGAGCAGGCCGGGGTGGACCTGACGCCGGTCCTGGCGCAGCCGCCGGACGGCGCACCCGAGTTGCCCTGGCGGATCACGCCGACCGGCTCCGCCGCCGACCGGAGCGGCGCCGACCGGAGCAGCGCCGACCGGCCCGCCCCTGCGCGAACCGCCGCCGGTCCGCTGGCCGGACTGGTCGTGGTGGAGGTGGCCCGGCGGGTCCAGGGGCCGCTGGCGGCGCACCTGCTGGGCCTGCTCGGCGCGCGGGTGGTCCGGATCGAACCGCCGGGCGGCGACCCGCTGCGCGGCGTGCCGCCGATGGCGGGCGACTGCTCGGCGCGCTTCCACGCGCTCAACCACGGCAAGGAGCGGGTCGAGGCGGACCTCGGCACCGCGGCCGGCCGTTCCGTGGTGCGGGAGTTGGCGTCCGGCGCGGACGTCTTCCTGCACAGTCTGGCGCCCGGCAGCGACGAGCGGTTCGGCCTGGACGCCGCCCGGCTGACCGCCGCCCGGCCCGGCCTGGTCTACGCCCGGGCCTCGGGCTGGGGCGCGGAGCGCGGCGAACGCCCGCCGGTGGGCACCGACTACCCGGTCCAGGCCTACTCCGGCCTCGCCGCCCTGGTCACTCCGCCCGGCCGACCGCCCACGCCCTCGCTGCTGACGCTGACCGACGTGCTGGGCGGGGCGGTCTGCGCCGAGGGGGTGCTCGGCGGACTGCTGGGCGTGCTGCGCACCGGTCACGGCCGACGGGTGGACAGCTCGCTGCTCTCGGCCGCCCGGCTGCTGTGCAGCCCGGAACTCCGCTCCCGGCCACGGCGGCAGGGACCGGAGGCGGCCGGTCCCGAGCCGGCGGAGGCGACGGTCTGCACCGACCTGGCCCGGCTGGCCGACGACCCCCGCTTCGCCGGCGCGCTGCGGCGCGACCGGTGCGTACTGGTGCGCAGCCCCTGGGACTTCGGATGA
- a CDS encoding class I adenylate-forming enzyme family protein translates to MSNGSWESGNGLVLRDLVPGRLRRQWADRGDCPGLGLYQSFHAQVRRRPGRIAVQDPEADLSFRELDDRVREMAGALRARGIGPGDVVGIRVPDSRHAPTADLAVAAVGAVALPWPTGHGRREGRALLAGSRAVALITDRVVDGADDSPYLRHRLTLDQLRAAGAGRLPSDFRPAVVDPESPARILVSSGSEAAPTMVAYSHNAVVGGRGAYVEAVLRVGTDPEAGTAGPARVLVMVPLASSFGSLGVVALARCGATLQLPGRFGAATALRAVTGLRPTHLVGVPTMLRRMADHPPVPGEDLSSLRAVVSSGALLDPAVLSAALARFRRPLVNVYGSSDGVNCRTVWTAPGGDVRRVGRPDPRVTDIRICGADDEPLPPGESGEIQALGPMSPLCHVGAPAADRRHRTPDGWVRTGDRGVLGPDGELLVLDRIKHVVIRGGWTISPAEVEALLHAHPAVAEAACVAVPDPDLGERLCACLVQRPRTAALGVDLLGAYLAGEHGLERRKLPEFVLQLDSFPLGPTGKVCRKSLTATAQARFGPP, encoded by the coding sequence ATGAGCAACGGCAGCTGGGAGTCGGGGAACGGGCTGGTGCTGCGCGACCTGGTACCGGGGCGGCTGCGGCGCCAGTGGGCCGACCGGGGGGACTGCCCCGGTCTCGGCCTCTACCAGTCCTTCCACGCGCAGGTGCGGAGGCGACCCGGGCGGATCGCCGTCCAGGACCCCGAGGCCGACCTGAGCTTCCGGGAACTGGACGACCGGGTGCGGGAGATGGCCGGGGCACTGCGTGCTCGCGGCATCGGGCCCGGGGACGTGGTGGGGATCCGGGTGCCCGACAGCCGGCATGCGCCGACCGCGGACCTGGCCGTCGCCGCAGTGGGGGCGGTGGCGCTGCCCTGGCCCACCGGCCACGGCCGACGGGAGGGCCGGGCGCTGCTGGCCGGCTCCCGCGCGGTCGCGCTGATCACCGACCGGGTGGTCGACGGGGCCGACGACTCCCCCTATCTGCGGCACCGGCTGACGCTGGATCAGCTCCGGGCGGCCGGAGCCGGGCGGCTCCCGTCCGATTTCCGGCCGGCCGTGGTCGACCCCGAGTCACCGGCCCGGATCCTGGTCTCCTCAGGGTCGGAGGCGGCGCCGACGATGGTCGCCTACTCCCACAACGCCGTGGTCGGCGGCCGGGGCGCCTATGTGGAGGCCGTGCTGCGGGTGGGGACCGACCCGGAGGCGGGGACCGCGGGCCCCGCACGGGTGCTGGTCATGGTGCCGCTGGCCTCGTCCTTCGGCTCGCTGGGCGTGGTGGCGCTGGCCCGCTGCGGCGCGACGCTGCAGTTGCCCGGCCGCTTCGGGGCCGCGACGGCGCTGCGGGCCGTCACCGGCCTGCGGCCGACCCACCTGGTCGGGGTGCCGACCATGCTGCGGCGGATGGCCGACCACCCGCCGGTCCCGGGCGAGGACCTCTCCTCGCTGCGGGCCGTGGTCTCCAGCGGCGCGCTGCTCGACCCGGCCGTGCTGTCCGCCGCGCTGGCCAGGTTCCGGCGTCCGCTGGTCAACGTCTACGGGTCGAGCGACGGCGTCAACTGCCGCACCGTCTGGACCGCGCCCGGCGGCGACGTGCGCCGGGTCGGGCGGCCCGACCCCCGGGTCACCGACATCCGGATCTGCGGGGCGGACGACGAGCCGCTGCCCCCGGGGGAGAGCGGTGAGATCCAGGCGCTCGGGCCGATGAGCCCGCTCTGCCACGTCGGCGCGCCCGCAGCCGACCGGCGCCACCGGACCCCCGACGGCTGGGTGCGCACCGGCGACCGGGGCGTGCTCGGTCCCGACGGCGAGCTGCTGGTTCTGGACCGGATCAAGCACGTGGTCATCAGGGGCGGTTGGACCATCAGCCCGGCCGAGGTCGAGGCGCTGCTGCACGCCCACCCGGCCGTCGCGGAGGCGGCCTGCGTCGCCGTGCCCGACCCCGACCTGGGCGAACGGCTGTGCGCCTGCCTGGTCCAGCGTCCGCGAACCGCAGCGCTCGGCGTCGACCTGCTCGGCGCGTACCTGGCCGGGGAGCACGGGCTGGAGCGGCGCAAGCTGCCCGAGTTCGTGCTCCAGCTGGACTCCTTCCCGCTCGGTCCCACCGGGAAGGTCTGCCGGAAGTCGCTGACCGCGACCGCGCAGGCCCGGTTCGGGCCGCCCTGA
- a CDS encoding UbiA family prenyltransferase, whose amino-acid sequence MPSLDPVPALELSQPAAPAQPAAAATDAAPPIAAGSWRAYAKLAKLDILDYYLSIPLVAAMLLPLGRTSPWRAAAVLALYLLGELTMVAGMVAFDDVTGYRDGSDKANYGPDAAARRLARKPLVAGTLTERQAIRFGWLAVAACALLWSAAVAVAPLRPWWALLGIAACVGLGFQYTWWLKLSYHGLQELFMAALGWAFVLPAYGLLAGRPTGFVLVQTLLFGLGPLLFGVYSNMNDADGDRAVGRLTVAAVAGPRGNACFIAAVSSLEAVLVVGSAVVGLAPWWFPLLMSPALALRGAQFLQGIKDGDVLGARRRGITVHRLSVLLMISADLLAAVQS is encoded by the coding sequence ATGCCTTCCCTCGATCCCGTACCGGCGTTGGAACTGTCCCAGCCGGCGGCGCCCGCCCAGCCGGCGGCCGCCGCCACCGACGCGGCGCCGCCGATCGCCGCCGGCAGCTGGCGTGCCTACGCCAAGCTCGCGAAGCTCGACATCCTCGACTACTACCTGAGCATCCCGCTGGTCGCCGCGATGCTGCTGCCGCTGGGCCGGACCTCGCCCTGGCGGGCCGCCGCCGTCCTCGCCCTCTACCTGCTGGGCGAGTTGACGATGGTGGCCGGCATGGTCGCCTTCGACGACGTGACCGGCTACCGCGACGGCAGCGACAAGGCCAACTACGGCCCGGACGCCGCCGCCCGGCGGCTGGCCCGCAAGCCGCTGGTGGCCGGCACCCTCACCGAGCGGCAGGCGATCCGCTTCGGCTGGCTCGCGGTCGCGGCCTGCGCGCTCCTCTGGTCGGCCGCCGTCGCCGTCGCCCCGCTCCGGCCCTGGTGGGCGCTGCTCGGCATCGCCGCCTGCGTGGGGCTGGGCTTCCAGTACACCTGGTGGCTCAAGCTCAGCTACCACGGCCTGCAGGAACTCTTCATGGCCGCGCTGGGCTGGGCGTTCGTGCTGCCGGCCTACGGCCTGCTGGCCGGTCGCCCCACCGGCTTCGTGCTGGTGCAGACCCTGCTCTTCGGCCTCGGCCCGCTGCTGTTCGGGGTGTACTCCAACATGAACGACGCGGACGGGGACCGGGCCGTCGGCCGGCTCACCGTCGCCGCCGTCGCCGGTCCGCGCGGCAACGCCTGCTTCATCGCGGCGGTCTCCAGCCTGGAAGCGGTGCTGGTGGTCGGTTCGGCGGTGGTCGGCCTGGCGCCCTGGTGGTTCCCGCTGCTGATGTCACCGGCGCTCGCGCTGCGCGGGGCCCAGTTCCTCCAGGGGATCAAGGACGGCGACGTGCTCGGCGCACGCAGGCGCGGCATCACCGTCCACCGGCTCTCGGTGCTGCTGATGATCTCCGCCGACCTGCTGGCGGCGGTGCAGTCGTGA
- a CDS encoding class I adenylate-forming enzyme family protein yields the protein MKPLDPGTLFDTLAARGSRTLVRLSRPLDLAPDAGTCWDVRALARLVRSTAARLAAAGVRPGDHVAVVKRNHWDYVLLACAAARIGAVPALLSDRVPTAALDVLLARLQPAVLLTEGPLLRAAAEQGTDLTRHAARTLTLDPGPGALAALPDDGPCPVPRRHDDDPLVVIHTSGTTGVPKLVVHSTTTLIRRLAGFEARRWPVLTARGDDTVASAISFAHGRALAWTVSALWHRPRQLVIIDDCDPAAALPVLRAHPPTVLEALPSGYVRWQSSAAEPDHPFRDVRLFISTFDAVHPPTVRTLLAATRHRRPVWMQGWGQSETGPLSFRFFTRRSLAVREGRHPTTRNLGRPVPGRVALRVVDPQTFAPLPRGRTGLVLARTRARCVAYLGEEERLREKVHGAWFNTGDLGSLTPSGALLLFDREVDMIPGTSCVELEDVLHDRLAEVEEAVLLGAPGRDPLPLLVTTGGTLDRHRWAHAVHDLPPLDQPVLVDRDAVPRTATGKVRRHELRHRYLQGAAGFGTGRWT from the coding sequence GTGAAGCCGCTCGACCCCGGGACGCTGTTCGACACCCTCGCCGCGCGAGGCTCGCGCACCCTGGTGCGGTTGAGCCGGCCGCTGGACCTCGCGCCCGACGCCGGCACCTGCTGGGACGTGCGTGCCCTGGCCCGGCTGGTCCGGTCCACCGCCGCCCGGCTGGCGGCGGCCGGGGTCCGGCCCGGCGACCACGTCGCCGTCGTCAAGCGCAACCACTGGGACTACGTGCTGCTGGCCTGCGCCGCGGCCCGGATCGGCGCGGTGCCCGCGCTGCTCTCGGACCGCGTGCCGACCGCCGCACTGGACGTGCTGCTGGCCCGGCTGCAGCCCGCCGTCCTGCTGACGGAGGGTCCGCTGCTGCGCGCGGCGGCGGAGCAGGGCACCGACCTCACCCGCCATGCCGCCCGCACCCTCACCCTGGACCCGGGCCCCGGCGCCCTCGCCGCGCTGCCGGACGACGGCCCGTGCCCGGTGCCGCGCCGCCACGACGACGATCCGCTGGTGGTGATCCACACCTCCGGGACCACCGGCGTCCCCAAGCTGGTGGTGCACTCCACCACCACCCTGATCCGGCGGCTGGCCGGGTTCGAGGCGCGCCGCTGGCCGGTGCTGACCGCGCGCGGCGACGACACCGTCGCCAGCGCCATCTCCTTCGCCCACGGCCGCGCGCTGGCCTGGACCGTCAGCGCGCTCTGGCACCGCCCGCGGCAGCTGGTGATCATCGACGACTGCGACCCGGCCGCCGCCCTGCCGGTGCTGCGCGCGCACCCGCCCACGGTGCTGGAGGCACTGCCGTCCGGCTACGTCCGCTGGCAGTCCTCGGCCGCGGAGCCGGACCATCCCTTCCGCGACGTGCGGCTGTTCATCAGCACCTTCGACGCCGTCCACCCGCCCACCGTGCGGACCCTGCTGGCCGCGACCCGCCACCGCCGTCCGGTCTGGATGCAGGGCTGGGGACAGAGCGAGACCGGTCCGCTGTCCTTCCGCTTCTTCACCCGCCGGTCCCTGGCCGTCCGCGAGGGCCGGCACCCGACCACCCGCAACCTCGGCCGTCCGGTGCCGGGCCGGGTCGCGCTGCGGGTGGTCGACCCGCAGACCTTCGCGCCGCTCCCGCGCGGCCGCACCGGACTGGTGCTCGCCCGGACCCGGGCGCGCTGCGTGGCCTACCTCGGCGAGGAGGAGCGGCTGCGGGAGAAGGTGCACGGCGCCTGGTTCAACACCGGGGACCTCGGCTCGCTCACCCCGAGCGGGGCACTGCTGCTGTTCGACCGCGAGGTCGACATGATCCCGGGCACCAGCTGCGTGGAGCTGGAGGACGTGCTGCACGACCGGCTCGCCGAGGTCGAGGAGGCCGTGCTGCTCGGAGCGCCCGGCCGGGACCCGCTGCCGCTGCTGGTCACCACCGGCGGCACGCTGGACCGCCACCGCTGGGCGCACGCCGTGCACGACCTCCCGCCGCTGGACCAGCCGGTGCTGGTCGACCGCGACGCCGTGCCGCGCACGGCCACCGGCAAGGTGCGCCGGCACGAGCTGCGCCACCGCTACCTCCAGGGCGCGGCCGGCTTCGGCACCGGGCGGTGGACATGA
- a CDS encoding protoporphyrinogen/coproporphyrinogen oxidase yields the protein MTDLDVAVVGAGISGLAAAHLLQRAGRSVQVFESAERVGGRMACTRLDGYLIDEGAETIAARGYQATWRLIREVGIPTSGILPIGGAIAVWRGGRAHAHLGHPRGLLTGAGMSWRGRLGWLRFTAELMARRREFDPDRPESTPLGARTVAEHGRRYHPDLHDYLLQPLASHGFGYRPERSTLAPIVASMLAVGGVGAQWLTYDTGMDTLARALARRVPVQLGRAVAAVHTDRTAPDGGTARLCFADGSELTARQVLLSVPAPLARALHQDAPPQEQPFLAACSFTPMLKVSCLLDRPLPSPTRSPSYALSVPARESKVLAGLILDHIKASGRAPEGRGLVSLFVSPWTSPALLEAPDGTVAATITTEAERYLPGLSAATLRTVVHRFRHGLPESTPAALRLRADFARRPPSRIEYAGDWTLLRPSSEGAVRSAELAVRRICASRRSAPRAPAGAARAGASGTAADG from the coding sequence ATGACCGACCTCGACGTGGCCGTGGTCGGCGCCGGGATCTCCGGCCTGGCCGCCGCCCACCTGCTGCAGCGCGCGGGCCGCTCGGTGCAGGTCTTCGAGTCGGCGGAGCGGGTCGGCGGACGGATGGCCTGCACCCGCCTCGACGGCTACCTGATCGACGAGGGGGCGGAGACCATCGCCGCCCGCGGCTACCAGGCCACCTGGCGGCTGATCCGCGAGGTCGGCATCCCGACCTCCGGCATCCTGCCCATCGGCGGCGCGATCGCGGTCTGGCGGGGCGGCCGGGCGCACGCCCACCTGGGCCACCCCCGCGGACTGCTGACCGGGGCCGGGATGTCCTGGCGCGGACGCCTCGGCTGGCTCCGATTCACCGCCGAACTGATGGCCCGGCGGCGGGAGTTCGACCCCGACCGGCCGGAGTCCACGCCGCTGGGCGCGCGCACCGTCGCCGAGCACGGCCGGCGCTACCACCCGGACCTGCACGACTACCTGCTGCAGCCGCTGGCGAGCCACGGCTTCGGCTACCGTCCCGAACGCTCGACGCTGGCGCCGATCGTGGCCTCCATGCTCGCGGTCGGCGGGGTGGGCGCGCAGTGGCTGACCTACGACACCGGGATGGACACCCTCGCCCGCGCGCTGGCGCGGCGCGTCCCGGTGCAACTGGGCCGGGCGGTCGCGGCGGTGCACACGGACCGGACCGCGCCCGACGGCGGCACGGCCCGGCTCTGCTTCGCCGACGGCAGCGAACTCACGGCACGCCAGGTCCTGTTGTCGGTGCCCGCGCCGCTCGCCCGCGCGCTGCACCAGGACGCGCCGCCGCAGGAGCAGCCGTTCCTGGCGGCCTGCAGCTTCACACCGATGCTCAAGGTCTCCTGCCTGCTCGACCGGCCGCTGCCCAGCCCGACCCGCAGCCCCTCCTACGCGCTGTCGGTGCCGGCCCGCGAGAGCAAGGTGCTGGCCGGGCTGATCCTCGACCACATCAAGGCCTCCGGCCGCGCGCCGGAGGGCCGCGGCCTGGTCAGCCTCTTCGTCTCGCCCTGGACCAGCCCGGCGCTGCTGGAGGCCCCCGACGGGACGGTGGCCGCCACCATCACCACCGAGGCCGAGCGCTACCTCCCCGGCCTGTCGGCCGCGACCCTGCGCACCGTCGTCCACCGGTTCCGGCACGGACTGCCCGAGTCCACGCCCGCCGCGCTGCGGCTGCGCGCCGACTTCGCCCGGCGGCCCCCCTCCCGGATCGAGTACGCGGGGGACTGGACGCTGCTCCGCCCCAGCAGCGAGGGGGCGGTCCGCTCGGCGGAACTCGCCGTCCGCCGGATCTGCGCCTCACGGCGGAGTGCGCCCCGCGCCCCTGCCGGCGCGGCGCGCGCGGGCGCCTCCGGCACCGCGGCCGACGGGTGA
- a CDS encoding SAM-dependent methyltransferase, which produces MTTQDIVDSPSRTVIRDAYEERLAAYWNTKQNDPVNLLLGEIDGLYHHHYGVGDYDPAILDGAPEQREENIVRELHRLENAQAELIAQSLAGLGPQDRVLDAGSGRGGTSFLLHDRYGCRVDGANISEYHLEFSRRAARQRGYQDKVRFHFRNMVDTGFADASFQGVVTNETTMYVDLPELFGEFARVLEPGGRYVCITWCRNDLVADSSPESEEIDRHYLSRMHRRSTYFSALAETGLVPVSVVDLTSEAIPYWELRTHSSHRTGIEQPFIDAYRANRMNFLLIVAENMSPR; this is translated from the coding sequence GTGACCACGCAGGACATCGTCGACAGCCCGAGCCGGACCGTGATCCGTGACGCCTACGAGGAGCGACTCGCGGCCTACTGGAACACCAAGCAGAACGACCCGGTCAACCTGCTGCTCGGCGAGATCGACGGCCTGTACCACCACCACTACGGGGTCGGCGACTACGACCCGGCGATCCTGGACGGCGCCCCCGAGCAGCGCGAGGAGAACATCGTCCGGGAGCTGCACCGGCTGGAGAACGCCCAGGCGGAGCTGATCGCGCAGAGCCTGGCGGGCCTCGGCCCGCAGGACCGGGTCCTCGACGCCGGTTCGGGGCGCGGCGGCACCTCCTTCCTGCTGCACGACCGCTACGGCTGCCGGGTGGACGGCGCCAACATCTCCGAGTACCACCTGGAGTTCAGCCGCCGCGCCGCGCGGCAGCGGGGCTACCAGGACAAGGTGCGGTTCCACTTCCGGAACATGGTCGACACCGGCTTCGCCGACGCCTCCTTCCAGGGCGTGGTCACCAACGAGACCACGATGTACGTCGACCTCCCGGAGCTGTTCGGCGAGTTCGCCAGGGTCCTGGAGCCCGGCGGCCGCTACGTCTGCATCACCTGGTGCCGCAACGACCTGGTCGCCGACAGCAGCCCGGAGAGCGAGGAGATCGACCGCCACTACCTCTCCCGGATGCACCGCCGCAGCACCTACTTCTCCGCGCTGGCCGAGACCGGTCTGGTGCCGGTCAGCGTGGTCGACCTGACCAGTGAGGCGATCCCCTACTGGGAGCTGCGCACCCACAGCAGCCACCGCACCGGGATCGAGCAGCCGTTCATCGACGCGTACCGGGCCAACCGGATGAACTTCCTGCTGATCGTCGCCGAGAACATGAGCCCCCGGTAG
- a CDS encoding bacterial proteasome activator family protein: MNMPMNARPEDGPQVLIVGPDGIPVGGLPQSAGGGESRELPITEMVEQPAKVMRIGSMIKQLLEEVRQAPLDEASRVRLKEIHASSVKELEAGLAPELVEELERLSLPFTEEAIPSEAELRIAQAQLVGWLEGLFHGIQTALFAQQMAARAQLEQMRRALPPGAAGSDQDDDDSGHGHLRSGPYL, from the coding sequence ATGAACATGCCGATGAACGCGCGGCCCGAAGACGGCCCCCAGGTCCTGATCGTCGGTCCCGACGGGATTCCCGTCGGCGGCCTGCCCCAGAGTGCGGGCGGGGGTGAGTCCCGGGAGCTCCCGATCACCGAGATGGTGGAGCAGCCGGCCAAGGTCATGCGGATCGGCAGCATGATCAAGCAGTTGCTGGAGGAGGTCCGCCAGGCCCCGCTGGACGAGGCCAGCCGGGTCCGGCTGAAGGAGATCCACGCCAGCTCGGTGAAGGAGCTGGAGGCCGGCCTGGCTCCGGAGCTGGTGGAGGAACTGGAGCGGCTGTCGCTGCCGTTCACCGAGGAGGCCATTCCCAGCGAGGCCGAACTGCGGATCGCCCAGGCCCAGTTGGTGGGCTGGCTGGAGGGCCTGTTCCACGGCATCCAGACCGCGCTGTTCGCCCAGCAGATGGCCGCCCGCGCCCAGTTGGAGCAGATGCGCCGGGCCCTGCCCCCGGGCGCCGCCGGTTCGGACCAGGACGACGACGACAGCGGCCACGGCCACCTCCGCTCCGGCCCGTACCTGTAG